From Diospyros lotus cultivar Yz01 chromosome 4, ASM1463336v1, whole genome shotgun sequence, a single genomic window includes:
- the LOC127800186 gene encoding cyclic nucleotide-gated ion channel 18, translating into MDRLLSRPANHLRHIRRPSFPDQLLHLIWRRHQILDPNGDVVTLWNHVFLLTCILALFIDPLYFYLPYVGGPACMSIDVGLGVAITFFRTLADLCFLFHMIMKFRTAFVAPSSRVFGRGELVMDPHQIAMRYLKSNFIIDLAATLPLPQIVNWIIIPATRNNRADYANNTVALIVLLQYIPRLFVMFPLNQRIIKTTGVIAKTAWLGAAYNLLLFMLASHVLGASWYLLSIGRQHSCWRQECRNERNAKPSCVINYLDCASLNHPMRNKWLNVTRVLAHCDAKKDDTDFKFGMFAAAFTSEVASSRFIEKYLYCLWWGLRNLSSYGQNLDTSTYIGETSFCIIICIGGLVLFAQLIGQMQTYLASMTVRLEEWRIKRRDTEEWMRHRQLPVELQERVRRFVQYKWIATRGVDEESILQSLPVDLRREIRRHLCLQLVRRVPFFSQMDDQLLDAICERLVSSLSTKDTYIVREDDPVNEMLFIIRGQLESSTTNGGRTGFFNSITLRPGDFCGEELLTWALMPNSSLNLPSSTRTVRTLTEVEAFALQAEDLKFVSHQFKRLHSKKLQHAFRYYSHQWRTWGSCFIQAAWRRFKKKKLAKELALQESFYYMRISDQESNYGDEQASENYDDSSGDNSFMDKENNAQNLGVTILASKFAANTKRGMNQKVQVVDPDSSLKMPKLFKPDEPDFSAIRDV; encoded by the exons ATGGATAGACTTCTGAGCAGGCCGGCGAACCACCTCCGCCACATCCGGCGACCTTCCTTCCCCGACCAACTCCTCCACCTCATATGGCGGCGCCACCAGATTCTAGACCCCAATGGCGACGTTGTGACCCTCTGGAACCACGTCTTCCTCCTCACCTGCATCCTTGCCCTCTTCATCGACCCGCTCTATTTCTACCTCCCCTATGTCGGCGGCCCCGCCTGCATGTCCATCGACGTCGGCCTCGGGGTCGCCATCACCTTCTTCCGCACCCTCGCCGACCTCTGCTTCTTGTTCCACATGATCATGAAGTTCCGCACCGCCTTTGTCGCCCCCAGTTCTAGGGTTTTCGGCCGCGGAGAGCTCGTCATGGACCCCCACCAGATCGCTATGCGCTACCTCAAGTCCAATTTCATCATCGATCTCGCCGCTACGCTTCCGTTACCTCAG ATTGTCAACTGGATTATAATTCCAGCAACTAGAAACAACAGAGCTGATTACGCCAACAACACCGTTGCTCTAATTGTTCTCCTTCAATATATTCCTAGATTGTTTGTCATGTTTCCCTTAAATCAGAGGATCATTAAAACTACAGGCGTCATTGCTAAGACTGCTTGGTTAGGAGCTGCATACAATCTCCTTCTCTTCATGCTAGCCAGTCAT GTTCTTGGAGCATCATGGTATCTATTGTCTATAGGGCGGCAGCACTCCTGCTGGAGACAGGAATGTCGAAATGAGAGGAATGCCAAACCTTCCTGTGTGATCAATTATCTGGACTGTGCTAGTTTAAATCATCCTATGAGAAATAAATGGCTAAATGTCACACGTGTGCTTGCTCATTGTGATGCAAAGAAAGATGATACTGATTTTAAGTTCGGAATGTTTGCAGCAGCATTTACCTCTGAAGTTGCTTCCTCACGTTTTATTGAGAAGTATCTTTATTGCCTTTGGTGgggtttaagaaatttaag TTCTTATGGACAGAATTTGGACACAAGCACTTATATTGGTGAGACATCATTCTGCATTATTATATGCATTGGGGGTTTGGTTCTATTTGCTCAGTTGATTGGGCAAATGCAG ACTTATCTGGCGTCTATGACGGTGAGACTTGAAGAATGGAGGATAAAACGAAGAGATACAGAGGAGTGGATGAGGCACCGCCAATTACCTGTGGAATTGCAAGAACGTGTTCGTCGCTTTGTTCAGTATAAATGGATTGCCACAAGGGGAGTTGATGAGGAATCTATTTTGCAGTCATTGCCTGTAGACCTCCGTCGTGAAATTCGACGCCATCTATGCCTTCAGCTTGTTCGACGT GTACCGTTCTTCTCACAAATGGATGACCAGCTTCTTGATGCAATATGTGAACGCTTAGTCTCATCCTTAAGTACAAAAGACACCTATATTGTTCGTGAGGATGATCCTGTGAACGAAATGCTGTTTATCATCAGGGGGCAGCTGGAGAGCTCGACAACCAACGGAGGGAGGACTGGATTTTTCAACTCCATCACCCTCAGGCCTGGTGACTTCTGCGGTGAGGAGTTACTTACATGGGCTCTAATGCCAAATTCAAGTCTAAACCTTCCTTCTTCAACTCGAACCGTCAGAACGCTTACTGAAGTTGAAGCTTTCGCACTTCAAGCTGAAGATCTCAAATTTGTTTCTCATCAGTTTAAGCGCCTTCACAGCAAGAAGCTCCAGCATGCATTCAGGTACTACTCTCACCAGTGGAGGACATGGGGTTCTTGCTTCATACAAGCTGCATGGAGaaggtttaaaaagaaaaaactggCAAAGGAATTGGCTCTACAAGAAAGCTTCTATTACATGCGAATCTCTGACCAGGAAAGTAACTATGGTGATGAGCAGGCTAGTGAAAACTATGACGATAGCAGCGGTGATAACTCATTTATGGATAAGGAAAACAATGCGCAGAATCTTGGAGTCACCATTTTGGCTTCAAAGTTTGCTGCAAACACAAAGAGAGGGATGAACCAGAAGGTTCAGGTGGTTGATCCTGATTCCAGCCTAAAAATGCCCAAGTTGTTTAAGCCAGATGAACCTGATTTCTCAGCAATCAGAGATGTTTAG
- the LOC127800667 gene encoding benzaldehyde dehydrogenase, mitochondrial-like, which translates to MAARRISSVISPAAASLSSFLKASSPSYGQYSIRGVGVNSFSTGAALEELIIPPIQIDYSQLLINGQFVDAASGKTFPTLDPRTGDVIAYVAEGEGEDVNRAVLAARKAFDEGPWPKMTAYERSRIMLRCADLLEKHNDEVATLETWDNGKPYEQAANAEIPMVVRLFRYYAGWADKIHGLTVPADGPYHVQTLHEPIGVVGQIIPWNFPLLMYAWKVGPALACGNTIVLKTAEQTPLSALYVSKLFHEAGLPPGVLNVVSGFGPTAGAALASHMNVDKLAFTGSTATGKVVLGLAAKSNLKPVTLELGGKSPFIVCEDGDIDQAVELAHSAVFFNQGQCCCAGSRTFVHERVYDEFVEKSKARASKRVVGDPFKKGVEQGPQIDSDQFEKILRYIKSGIESGAILESGGERLGSRGYYIKPTVFSNVQDNMLIATDEIFGPVQSILKFKDLDEVIQRANATPYGLASGVFTHNLDTANTLMRGLRAGTVWINCFDVFDAAIPFGGYKMSGQGREKGVYSLSNYLQVKGVVTALKNPAWL; encoded by the exons ATGGCCGCCCGGAGGATTTCTTCCGTCATCTCTCCTGCTGCTGCTTCTCTTTCCTCCTTCCTCAAGGCCTCTTCTCCTTCTTATG GACAGTACTCTATTCGGGGCGTTGGCGTCAATAGTTTCAGCACCGGGGCTGCATTGGAGGAGCTAATCATACCGCCTATACAAATTGATTATAGCCAGCTTCTCATCAATGGACAATTTGTTGATGCAGCCTCAG GGAAAACATTTCCAACCCTGGATCCGAGGACAGGAGATGTGATTGCTTATGTTGCTGAAGGGGAGGGGGAAGATGTCAACAGAGCAGTCCTTGCTGCACGGAAAGCGTTTGACGAGGGACCATGGCCAAAGATGACTGCCTAT GAAAGATCGCGAATAATGTTGAGATGTGCCGATTTGCTTGAGAAGCACAATGATGAGGTTGCAACTCTTGAAACTTGGGATAATGGGAAGCCTTATGAACAGGCTGCAAATGCTGAAATACCAATGGTTGTACGCCTTTTTAGATACTACGCTG GATGGGCAGATAAGATTCACGGTCTTACTGTTCCTGCTGATGGGCCATACCATGTCCAAACCCTTCATGAACCAATAGGCGTTGTAGGACAGATTATTCCGTGGAACTTTCCTCTTCTAATGTATGCTTGGAAGGTTGGGCCTGCATTAGCATGCGGTAACACTATCGTATTGAAAACTGCTGAACAGACACCACTATCTGCTCTGTATGTATCGAAGCTGTTTCATGAG GCTGGGCTTCCTCCTGGTGTTCTGAATGTTGTATCTGGCTTTGGTCCTACTGCTGGCGCGGCACTTGCTAGTCACATGAATGTGGATAAG CTTGCTTTCACGGGGTCTACTGCCACTGGAAAGGTTGTACTTGGTTTGGCTGCAAAAAGCAATCTCAAGCCAGTAACTCTAGAGCTTGGAGGAAAATCCCCTTTCATCGTGTGTGAGGATGGTGACATCGATCAAGCTGTTGAGCTAGCGCACTCTGCTGTCTTCTTCAATCAG GGTCAGTGTTGCTGTGCTGGATCTCGTACATTTGTACACGAACGTGTGTATGATGAATTTGTGGAGAAATCCAAGGCACGTGCTTCAAAACGTGTAGTTGGTGATCCCTTCAAGAAGGGTGTTGAACAAGGTCCTCAG ATTGATTCAGATCAGTTTGAGAAGATCCTGAGATACATCAAGTCTGGAATTGAAAGCGGCGCCATTCTTGAATCTGGAGGTGAAAGATTGGGCTCCAGAGGCTACTATATTAAGCCCACAGTTTTCTCAAATGTCCAG GACAACATGCTGATAGCAACGGATGAGATATTTGGCCCTGTTCAGTCCATCTTGAAGTTCAA GGATCTGGATGAAGTGATCCAAAGGGCCAATGCTACTCCCTACGGGCTGGCTTCCGGGGTGTTCACGCACAACTTGGACACAGCCAACACCCTGATGCGCGGGCTGAGAGCCGGCACGGTGTGGATAAATTGCTTTGATGTCTTTGATGCTGCAATCCCTTTTGGAGGTTACAAGATGAGCGGGCAGGGCAGGGAGAAGGGTGTCTACAGCCTCAGCAATTACTTGCAAGTGAAAGGAGTTGTGACTGCTTTGAAGAATCCAGCATGGTTGTGA
- the LOC127799827 gene encoding uncharacterized protein LOC127799827 encodes MVFRRSSESLRDYTKRFKREVNNAESPSDESILTAISMGLPKDEKLYESIYMSPVRDLGEFYERAKKEIRWEETFGSKKPSNPKDGGGSANQSKKRGNGDNDKGGQWRNPNNQDIIFVAEKGKENFGRPNPLQIPNRFRNKDKFCAYHSETGHNTSKCWALRDPIEELIKRDHLRDYVVRSGDQQPQHPVQLEPRQAPEQDRAPTGTPLKKARTTPSDIVFTKEDTKEVHWPYNDALVVRARINNVEVRRIMVDTRSSMNVMYRGCFNQMGLGSDQLTASPELLYGFTGDAVTPTRRIRLPLTIGDSHC; translated from the exons ATGGTTTTCCGGCGATCTAGTGAATCCTTGAGGGATTACACAAAGAGGTTCAAACGAGAGGTAAATAATGCTGAGAGCCCCTCGGACGAGAGTATTCTGACTGCGATATCTATGGGACTTCCAAAAGATGAGAAactctatgagagcatctataTGTCCCCCGTAAGGGACCTGGGTGAGTTCTATGAGCGAGCTAAGAAGGAAATCAGATGGGAGGAAACTTTTGGTTCAAAGAAGCCCAGTAACCCAAAGGATGGAGGTGGAAGTGCTAACCAAAGCAAGAAGCGGGGCAATGGTGATAATGATAAAGGAGGCCAGTGGCGAAATCCTAATAATCAG GATATAATCTTCGTTGCtgagaagggaaaggaaaattttgggAGGCCTAATCCCTTACAGATTCCTAACAGATTTAGGAACAAGGACAAGTTTTGTGCCTACCACAGCGAGACAGGACACAACACCTCTAAGTGTTGGGCATTGAGGGACCCGATTGAAGAATTGATCAAGAGAGATCACTTGCGTGATTATGTGGTGCGGTCGGGAGATCAACAGCCCCAACATCCAGTTCAACTAGAGCCTCGTCAAGCTCCCGAGCAGGATCGGGCCCCTACG GGAACACCGTTAAAGAAAGCCAGAACGACCCCTAGTGACATCGTTTTTACAAAAGAAGACACAAAAGAGGTGCACTGGCCTTATAATGATGCCCTTGTGGTTCGAGCTCGAATTAACAACGTTGAAGTGCGAAGAATTATGGTAGACACAAGAAGCTCAATGAATGTAATGTATAGAGGATGTTTCAACCAGATGGGCCTGGGGTCGGATCAGCTAACAGCTTCCCCAGAGCTGCTTTATGGTTTCACTGGAGATGCGGTGACCCCGACGAGACGCATTAGGCTCCCACTTACAATTGGGGACTCACACTGCTAG